From Salvia splendens isolate huo1 chromosome 3, SspV2, whole genome shotgun sequence, a single genomic window includes:
- the LOC121796240 gene encoding probable polygalacturonase, producing the protein MVETLTPTSSPPPFWRRSDPNHHHPRRWIPSACAFFLSTHKTFLTALCLASFVTIVYWQRGAGGGGFSLFAPAFPLRQLPKLRPVAFNLTDFGGVGDGVTLNTAAFEKAVRAISKLGGKGGGQLNVPPGYWLTAPFNLTSHMTLFLAEGAVILGIDDEKYWPLMPPLPSYGYGREHPGPRYGSLIHGQHLKDVTITGHNGTINGQGQAWWRKYKQKLLNHTRGPLVQIMWSSNILISNITLRDSPFWTLHPYDCKNVTIKNLTILAPVFQAPNTDGIDPDSCEDMVIEDCYISVGDDAIAIKSGWDQYGVRYGRPSKNILIKNLVVRSNVSAGISIGSEMSGGVSNITIENIYIWKSRRAVRIKTAPGRGGYVRGLTYRNLTFDTCRVGIVIKTDYNEHPDMGYDPKAFPVLEDISYTSIHGESVRVPVRIQGTAEIPVKNVFFQDMSIGIAKKKKHVFQCAYVEGRVVGTIFPAPCENLDLYDEAGNLVRRSTSQNSSDIDYDI; encoded by the exons ATGGTGGAGACGCTCACCCCCACCTCCAGCCCGCCGCCCTTCTGGCGGAGATCGGACCCCAATCACCACCACCCCCGCCGCTGGATCCCATCCGCCTGCGCCTTCTTCCTCTCCACCCACAAGACCTTCCTCACCGCCCTCTGCCTCGCCTCCTTCGTCACCATCGTCTACTGGCAGCGGGGCGCCGGCggcggcggattctccctcttcGCGCCGGCGTTCCCGCTGCGGCAGCTCCCGAAGCTGCGGCCGGTGGCGTTTAATTTGACCGATTTCGGAGGGGTGGGCGATGGGGTGACGCTGAATACAGCTGCGTTTGAGAAGGCGGTGAGGGCGATTTCGAAGCTGGGGGGAAAGGGCGGCGGTCAGCTGAATGTGCCGCCCGGATATTGGCTGACGGCGCCGTTTAATCTGACTAGTCATATGACTTTGTTCCTTGCTGAAGGTGCTGTTATACTCGGCATTGAT GACGAAAAATATTGGCCTCTTATGCCTCCATTGCCTTCTTATGGATATGGCAGAGAGCACCCGGGACCAAGATATGGAAGTCTAATCCATGGCCAGCACCTCAAAGACGTCACAATTACAG GGCATAATGGCACCATCAACGGCCAGGGACAAGCATGGTGGAGAAAATATAAACAGAAGCTTCTAAATCACACAAGGGGACCGCTTGTGCAGATTATGTGGTCTAGCAACATTTTGATATCTAACATAACATTACGCGACTCTCCTTTCTGGACCCTTCATCCATATGACTGCAAGAATGTGACGATAAAGAATTTAACCATCCTTGCTCCAGTTTTTCAAGCTCCAAATACTGATGGCATAGATCCTG ATTCATGTGAAGATATGGTGATTGAGGACTGTTACATAAGTGTTGGAGACGATGCTATCGCCATAAAGAGCGGATGGGATCAATACGGGGTTCGTTACGGGCGACCATCAAAGAATATACTCATCAAGAACCTTGTTGTTCGCTCTAATGTCAG CGCGGGTATATCTATAGGCAGTGAGATGTCCGGTGGCGTATCGAATATCACCATAGAGAACATCTACATATGGAAATCAAGGCGAGCTGTCCGCATCAAGACGGCCCCGGGAAGAGGAGGGTACGTCCGAGGCTTAACTTACAGGAACCTGACATTTGACACGTGCCGAGTGGGAATCGTGATCAAGACGGACTACAACGAGCATCCAGACATGGGGTACGACCCCAAGGCTTTCCCGGTTCTAGAAGACATAAGTTACACCTCTATACACGGCGAATCCGTCCGAGTCCCGGTCCGCATCCAAGGGACCGCGGAGATCCCCGTAAAGAACGTATTCTTCCAGGATATGTCGATCGGCATCGCCAAAAAGAAGAAACACGTATTCCAGTGCGCTTACGTCGAAGGCCGCGTCGTGGGGACCATTTTTCCAGCTCCCTGCGAGAACCTCGACTTGTACGATGAGGCCGGGAATTTGGTCAGGCGGTCGACCTCCCAGAACAGCTCCGATATAGATTATGATATTTGA